The Sphingobium aromaticiconvertens genome has a segment encoding these proteins:
- a CDS encoding glycerophosphodiester phosphodiesterase, with the protein MTFAMAPAAFAEPLIIAHRGASGERPEHTLASYERAIDQGADYIEPDLVLTKDGVLVARHENEIGGTTDVAAHPEFADRRTTRVIDGRDISGWFTEDFTLAELRTLRARERLPDLRPANRRFDGLFLIPTFEEILKLIRAKEAEVGRRIGLYPETKHPSYFAGIGLPHQAPLLALLDQYGYTNAADPVFIQSFEVGNLKALRAATRLRLIQLVEPEGGPADLPGTSYADMLSVEGLGRIATYADGVGPALSLVLAPEGPTALVGRAHDAGLAVHPWTLRMENSFLPAQWQRPDDPQGRGDFAGYVRAVAATGVDAMFSDFPAQARAALEQKE; encoded by the coding sequence ATGACCTTCGCCATGGCTCCCGCTGCCTTTGCCGAACCGCTGATCATCGCCCATCGCGGCGCCAGCGGCGAGCGGCCCGAACATACGCTCGCCAGCTATGAGCGGGCGATCGACCAGGGCGCGGACTATATCGAGCCGGATCTGGTGCTGACGAAGGACGGCGTCCTTGTCGCCCGGCACGAAAATGAAATCGGCGGCACCACCGACGTTGCCGCCCATCCGGAGTTCGCCGACCGCCGCACGACCAGGGTGATCGACGGGAGGGATATTTCCGGCTGGTTCACCGAGGATTTTACCCTTGCTGAACTGCGTACCCTGCGCGCCCGTGAGCGGCTTCCTGATCTGCGCCCGGCCAACCGGCGCTTCGATGGGCTTTTCCTGATCCCGACGTTCGAGGAAATCCTCAAGCTCATTCGCGCCAAGGAGGCGGAGGTCGGGCGGCGCATCGGCCTCTATCCCGAGACGAAGCATCCCAGCTATTTCGCGGGGATCGGCCTGCCGCATCAGGCGCCGTTGCTCGCTCTGCTTGACCAATATGGCTATACCAACGCCGCTGACCCGGTCTTTATCCAGTCGTTCGAGGTGGGCAATCTGAAGGCCCTGCGCGCCGCGACCCGCCTGCGCCTCATCCAACTGGTCGAGCCGGAGGGCGGGCCCGCCGACCTGCCCGGTACCAGCTATGCCGACATGCTGAGTGTCGAGGGGCTGGGGAGAATCGCGACCTATGCCGATGGTGTCGGTCCGGCGCTCTCGCTGGTACTGGCGCCTGAAGGCCCGACCGCGTTGGTAGGCCGCGCGCATGATGCGGGGCTTGCGGTCCACCCCTGGACGCTGCGGATGGAAAACAGCTTCCTGCCCGCCCAGTGGCAGCGGCCTGACGATCCGCAGGGGCGTGGCGATTTTGCAGGCTATGTCCGCGCCGTCGCGGCGACCGGCGTGGATGCGATGTTCAGCGATTTCCCCGCACAGGCGCGGGCGGCGCTGGAGCAGAAGGAATAA
- a CDS encoding glutathione S-transferase family protein translates to MRLFYHPLSSYCWKVLIALYENGAPFEGLVLDNPQAAADLQALWPIARFPLLRDEQRGATVAEASIIIEYLGVHYPTAFTPIPMDVDSALEVRLMDRLFDNYVMTPMQAFVADRIRPDGTQDRHGVGQARTLLGKAYALLEERIAGRTWAAGEAFTLADCAALPALFYADKVVPFRASHPVLAAYLARLEARPSVARVLAEKEPVWAMFPFADGPPV, encoded by the coding sequence TTGCGGCTCTTTTACCACCCCCTCTCCTCCTATTGCTGGAAGGTGCTGATCGCCCTTTACGAGAATGGCGCGCCGTTCGAGGGCCTCGTATTGGACAATCCGCAGGCGGCAGCGGATTTGCAGGCGCTCTGGCCGATCGCGCGCTTTCCGCTGTTGCGCGATGAACAGCGCGGCGCCACCGTGGCGGAGGCGAGCATCATCATCGAATATCTGGGTGTTCATTATCCCACCGCTTTCACCCCGATCCCGATGGACGTCGATTCGGCTCTTGAAGTACGGCTGATGGACCGGCTGTTCGACAATTATGTGATGACGCCGATGCAGGCCTTCGTCGCCGACCGCATCCGGCCGGATGGCACGCAAGACCGGCATGGCGTGGGGCAAGCACGGACGTTGCTGGGCAAGGCCTATGCCCTGCTGGAAGAGCGGATCGCGGGGCGGACTTGGGCGGCAGGAGAAGCCTTCACGCTGGCCGATTGCGCCGCTCTGCCCGCGCTATTCTATGCCGACAAGGTGGTGCCGTTCCGCGCAAGCCACCCGGTGCTGGCCGCCTATCTGGCCCGGCTGGAGGCACGGCCAAGCGTTGCGCGGGTACTGGCGGAGAAGGAGCCGGTCTGGGCGATGTTCCCCTTTGCCGATGGCCCGCCGGTTTGA
- a CDS encoding VOC family protein, with protein MALTAIFAQLSCSRLEESIGWFTQVFGRDPDARPMPGLAEWHEGQGAGFQLFEAADHAGHGTLTLIVSDVASDRARLVEAGLEPGPVEAADYTSICRMRDPDSNLVVLAQPTGA; from the coding sequence ATGGCCCTCACCGCCATTTTCGCGCAGCTATCCTGCTCCAGATTGGAGGAAAGCATCGGCTGGTTCACACAGGTGTTCGGGCGTGACCCCGATGCGCGACCGATGCCGGGGCTGGCCGAATGGCATGAGGGCCAAGGCGCCGGGTTCCAACTGTTCGAGGCGGCGGATCATGCTGGGCACGGGACGCTGACGTTGATCGTCAGCGATGTCGCGAGTGATCGAGCGCGACTGGTCGAGGCCGGGCTGGAGCCGGGACCGGTCGAGGCGGCCGACTATACCAGCATTTGCCGGATGCGCGATCCCGACAGCAATCTGGTGGTACTGGCGCAGCCAACGGGGGCGTGA
- a CDS encoding ribonucleotide-diphosphate reductase subunit beta, which produces MPLLQASKVYKPFEYPWAYEFWKRQQQLHWLPEEVPLGEDCRDWAQKLSDHERNLLTQIFRFFTQADVEVQDCYHEKYGRVFKPTEVKMMLTAFSNMETVHIAAYSHLLDTIGMPESEYSAFMQYKEMKDKHDYLQQFGVDSDEDIARTLAMFGGFTEGLQLFASFAMLMNFPRFNKMKGMGQIVTWSVRDETLHCEGIIKLFHAFCAERQCLTPAVKDDILDMCQKTVRIEDAFVDLVFEMGPVPGMTPKDIKKYVRYIADWRLGQLGLKPIYMIEEHPLPWLSPLLNGVEHANFFETRATEYSKGATRGQWSDVWDSFDRRKKLKANDVAPEEGDADMFKAAGIAAE; this is translated from the coding sequence ATGCCCCTTCTCCAAGCCTCCAAGGTTTACAAGCCGTTCGAATATCCCTGGGCCTATGAGTTCTGGAAGCGCCAGCAGCAGTTGCATTGGCTGCCCGAAGAAGTGCCCTTGGGTGAGGATTGCCGCGACTGGGCGCAAAAGCTGTCCGATCATGAGCGCAACCTGCTGACGCAGATCTTCCGCTTCTTCACCCAGGCGGATGTCGAGGTGCAGGACTGCTATCACGAAAAATATGGCCGCGTGTTCAAGCCGACCGAGGTCAAGATGATGCTGACCGCGTTCAGCAACATGGAAACGGTCCACATCGCCGCCTATTCGCATCTGCTCGACACGATCGGCATGCCCGAAAGCGAATATAGCGCCTTCATGCAATATAAGGAGATGAAGGACAAACACGACTATCTGCAACAGTTCGGCGTCGACAGCGACGAGGATATTGCCCGCACACTCGCCATGTTCGGCGGCTTTACCGAGGGGCTGCAATTGTTCGCGTCCTTCGCCATGCTGATGAACTTCCCGCGCTTCAACAAGATGAAGGGCATGGGGCAGATCGTCACCTGGTCCGTCCGTGACGAGACGCTGCATTGCGAGGGGATCATCAAACTCTTCCACGCCTTCTGCGCCGAACGTCAGTGTCTGACCCCCGCGGTCAAGGACGACATCTTGGACATGTGCCAGAAGACGGTGCGGATCGAGGATGCGTTCGTCGACCTGGTGTTCGAAATGGGACCAGTGCCCGGCATGACGCCCAAGGACATCAAGAAATATGTCCGCTACATCGCCGACTGGCGTCTGGGTCAGTTGGGCCTCAAGCCCATCTACATGATCGAGGAGCACCCGCTCCCCTGGCTCAGCCCGCTGCTGAACGGCGTCGAGCATGCCAATTTCTTCGAAACCCGCGCCACCGAATATTCAAAGGGCGCCACCCGCGGCCAGTGGAGCGACGTCTGGGACAGCTTCGACCGTCGCAAGAAGTTGAAAGCCAACGACGTCGCGCCGGAAGAGGGTGACGCGGATATGTTCAAGGCAGCGGGGATTGCTGCGGAGTAG
- a CDS encoding ribonucleoside-diphosphate reductase subunit alpha has translation MDFRDSEQGGTSDVATVIEDRTDDVTAVPEKASAPTAPTKPAPAKSAAPESSSSVQERRFDVVTDSSRDALLTEFGKDTLNDRYLLPGESYQDLFARVAAAYADDQDHAQRVYDYISRLWFMPATPVLSNGGTGRGLPISCYLNSVDDSLEGIVNTWNENVWLASRGGGIGTYWGSVRGIGEPVGLNGKTSGIIPFVRVMDSLTLAISQGSLRRGSAACYLDVSHPEIEEFLEIRKPSGDFNRKALNLHHGVLLTDEFMEAVRDGSEFILRSPKDGSQRGKVDARSLFQKLVETRLATGEPYIVFNDTVNRTMPKHHRDLGLKVSTSNLCSEITLPTGKDHLGQDRTAVCCLSSMNLETWDEWKDEKLFAEDIMRFLDNVLQDYIDRAPPEMARAKYSASRERSVGLGVMGFHSFLQARNIPFEGAMAKSWNLKIFKHVKGQVDEASMQLAIERGPCPDAADMGVMERFSCKMAIAPTASISIICGGTSACIEPIPANIYTHKTLSGSFSIKNPYLEKLLVEKAKDSTNVWNSILENGGSIQHLDFLSQEEKDVFKTSFEIDQRWLLELAADRTPYIDQAQSLNLFIPADVEKWDLLMLHFRAWELGIKSLYYLRSKSVQRAGFAGGVEADNTIDAPKFELGAESTDYDECLACQ, from the coding sequence ATGGATTTTCGAGACAGCGAACAGGGTGGTACAAGCGACGTGGCAACGGTAATCGAAGATCGGACGGATGATGTGACGGCAGTCCCTGAGAAGGCCTCGGCTCCTACTGCACCGACGAAGCCTGCGCCGGCTAAGTCGGCTGCCCCTGAGTCCTCGTCTTCCGTTCAGGAGCGGCGTTTCGATGTCGTGACGGATTCGTCGCGCGATGCGCTGCTGACGGAGTTCGGCAAGGACACGCTCAACGACCGCTATCTGCTGCCCGGCGAAAGTTATCAGGATCTGTTCGCCCGCGTCGCCGCCGCCTATGCCGACGATCAGGATCATGCCCAGCGCGTCTACGACTATATCTCGCGCCTGTGGTTCATGCCCGCCACGCCCGTATTGTCGAATGGCGGCACCGGTCGCGGCCTGCCGATCAGTTGCTACCTGAATAGCGTCGACGACAGCCTGGAAGGCATCGTCAACACCTGGAACGAGAATGTGTGGCTCGCTTCGCGCGGCGGCGGTATCGGCACCTATTGGGGCAGCGTGCGCGGCATCGGTGAGCCAGTCGGCCTCAATGGCAAGACCAGCGGCATCATCCCCTTCGTCCGCGTCATGGACAGCCTCACCCTCGCCATTTCGCAGGGGTCGTTGCGCCGTGGTTCGGCCGCCTGCTATCTCGACGTTTCGCATCCGGAGATTGAGGAGTTCCTTGAGATCCGCAAGCCGTCCGGCGACTTCAACCGCAAGGCGCTGAACCTCCACCATGGCGTCCTCCTGACCGACGAGTTCATGGAGGCCGTGCGCGACGGGTCCGAATTCATCCTGCGCAGCCCCAAGGACGGGTCGCAGCGCGGGAAGGTCGACGCCCGCTCGTTGTTCCAGAAGCTGGTCGAAACCCGCCTTGCCACCGGCGAGCCGTATATCGTCTTCAACGACACCGTGAACCGCACGATGCCCAAGCATCATCGCGATCTGGGACTGAAGGTGTCGACCTCCAACCTCTGCTCGGAAATCACGCTGCCTACCGGCAAGGACCATCTGGGTCAGGACCGCACGGCGGTCTGCTGCCTGTCGTCGATGAACCTGGAAACCTGGGACGAGTGGAAGGACGAGAAGCTTTTCGCCGAAGACATTATGCGCTTCCTCGACAATGTCCTTCAGGACTATATCGACCGTGCCCCGCCCGAAATGGCGCGCGCCAAGTACAGCGCCAGCCGTGAACGCTCGGTCGGCCTGGGCGTGATGGGCTTCCACAGCTTCCTCCAGGCGCGCAATATCCCGTTTGAGGGCGCGATGGCCAAGTCGTGGAACCTCAAAATCTTCAAGCATGTAAAGGGGCAGGTCGACGAAGCCTCGATGCAACTCGCGATCGAGCGCGGCCCTTGCCCGGACGCCGCCGACATGGGCGTGATGGAGCGGTTCTCCTGCAAGATGGCGATCGCGCCCACCGCGTCTATCTCCATCATCTGCGGCGGCACCAGCGCGTGCATCGAACCGATCCCGGCCAATATCTACACGCACAAGACGCTCTCGGGCAGCTTCTCGATCAAGAACCCCTATCTTGAAAAGCTGCTGGTCGAAAAGGCGAAGGACAGCACGAACGTCTGGAACTCGATCCTCGAAAATGGCGGTTCGATCCAGCATCTCGACTTCCTCAGCCAGGAAGAGAAGGATGTGTTCAAGACCAGCTTCGAGATCGACCAGCGCTGGCTGCTCGAACTCGCCGCCGACCGCACGCCCTATATCGATCAGGCGCAGTCGCTGAACCTGTTCATCCCGGCGGATGTGGAAAAGTGGGACCTCCTCATGCTTCACTTCCGCGCCTGGGAACTGGGCATCAAGTCGCTTTACTATCTCCGCTCCAAGTCGGTGCAGCGCGCCGGTTTCGCAGGCGGTGTGGAGGCGGACAACACCATCGACGCCCCGAAGTTCGAGCTGGGCGCAGAAAGCACCGACTATGACGAGTGCCTTGCCTGCCAATGA
- a CDS encoding thermonuclease family protein, translating to MTWFSRNREASSLRRWKPSGVTLFNLAMLAFAAAWLAPEWRDWPFPALTLDAPVPAVSSDRLSADFALCHRGDGTNCVVDGDTFWFAGVKYRIADIDTPETHSPRCAAEAALGARATERLAALLSAGPFSLESGERASDRYGRALRIVTRDGASIGETLVAEGLARQWGGHRDPWC from the coding sequence ATGACATGGTTTAGCAGGAATCGGGAGGCAAGTTCCCTCCGTCGCTGGAAGCCGTCGGGCGTCACCCTCTTCAATCTGGCGATGCTGGCCTTTGCGGCAGCGTGGCTGGCGCCGGAGTGGCGGGACTGGCCGTTCCCCGCCCTGACGCTCGATGCACCTGTTCCTGCGGTGTCGTCTGATCGGCTGTCGGCTGATTTCGCGCTGTGCCATCGCGGTGATGGGACGAATTGCGTGGTGGATGGCGATACTTTCTGGTTCGCGGGCGTCAAATATCGGATTGCGGACATTGATACGCCCGAAACGCATTCGCCGCGCTGCGCCGCGGAGGCTGCCCTGGGCGCGCGGGCGACGGAGCGGCTGGCAGCGCTGCTCAGTGCCGGGCCTTTCTCGCTGGAGAGCGGCGAGCGGGCCAGCGACCGCTATGGCCGGGCGCTGCGGATCGTGACGCGGGACGGCGCTTCCATCGGGGAGACGCTGGTAGCCGAGGGGCTGGCGCGACAATGGGGCGGGCATCGCGATCCGTGGTGCTGA
- a CDS encoding Rrf2 family transcriptional regulator, translating into MLSQKTRYAIRALQHLADRYRQGPVPLNEIATRQNIPAKFLTVILSELSREGLVATQRGRDGGYWLALAPVDVSYGDIVRLTRGSLALTPCASRFAHETCTNCLPESECRLHRVMLRVRDETAKVLDSISLAEPFATE; encoded by the coding sequence ATGCTCTCGCAGAAGACCCGTTACGCCATTCGCGCCCTCCAACATCTGGCCGATCGTTACCGTCAGGGACCAGTGCCCCTCAACGAAATCGCGACGCGGCAGAATATCCCGGCAAAGTTCCTGACCGTCATCCTCTCTGAACTGTCGCGGGAGGGACTGGTCGCGACCCAGCGCGGACGGGACGGGGGCTATTGGCTGGCGCTGGCGCCGGTCGATGTCAGCTATGGCGACATCGTTCGGCTGACGCGCGGATCATTGGCGCTCACGCCCTGCGCCAGCCGGTTCGCGCATGAAACCTGTACGAACTGCCTGCCCGAATCGGAATGCCGCCTGCATCGGGTGATGCTGCGTGTGCGCGATGAAACGGCAAAAGTGCTGGATAGTATCAGCCTGGCCGAACCCTTCGCGACGGAGTGA
- a CDS encoding ArsC family reductase encodes MPATMYGIKNCDTIKKARNWLDNERVPYSFHDYKVSGIDEATLRGWVDEHGWETILNRSGTTFRALPEGDRAHIDADKAIMLMITSPSMIKRPILAVGDKTVIGFKASIYEAATEGVKA; translated from the coding sequence ATGCCCGCCACCATGTATGGCATCAAGAATTGCGACACGATCAAGAAGGCCCGCAACTGGCTGGACAATGAGCGCGTCCCCTACAGCTTCCATGACTATAAGGTGTCGGGCATCGACGAAGCGACGCTGCGTGGCTGGGTGGATGAGCATGGCTGGGAAACCATCCTCAACCGCTCTGGCACCACCTTCCGCGCCCTGCCTGAAGGGGATCGCGCGCATATCGACGCGGACAAGGCGATCATGCTGATGATCACCAGCCCGTCGATGATCAAGCGGCCGATCCTGGCGGTGGGCGACAAGACGGTCATCGGCTTCAAGGCGTCGATCTATGAAGCCGCCACGGAGGGCGTGAAGGCGTGA
- the rpmF gene encoding 50S ribosomal protein L32, whose translation MAVPKRKTSPSKRGMRRSHDSLRIEAFQECSNCGELKRPHNLCDACGHYNGREVVAVGA comes from the coding sequence ATGGCTGTTCCCAAGCGGAAAACGTCCCCCTCCAAGCGTGGTATGCGCCGCAGCCACGATTCGCTGCGTATCGAAGCATTCCAGGAATGCTCCAACTGTGGCGAACTGAAGCGCCCACATAACCTATGCGACGCCTGCGGCCATTATAATGGCCGTGAAGTCGTCGCCGTCGGGGCGTAA
- a CDS encoding fumarate hydratase has product MVTIKAADLIESVADALQFISYYHPMDYIRALGEAYEAEQSPAAKDAIAQILTNSRMCAEGHRPICQDTGIINVFVKWGMDCQLDDTARSLQEVVDEGVRRAYLHPENKLRASVLTDPAFTRRNTKDNTPSVLHVEMVPGSKVSIDVAAKGGGSENKSKFKMMNPSDSIVDWVLEMIPQMGAGWCPPGMLGIGIGGTAEHCVLLAKKALMDPIDMGQLKKRGPQNDIEAMRIEIFDKVNALGIGAQGLGGLSTILDVKIMDAPCHAAGKPVAMIPNCAATRHAHFTLDGSGPAYLEQPNLAEWPDVNWTPDKAAIRVDLDNLTPEVVQSWKHGDRLLLNGKMLTGRDAAHKRIKDMLDAGEDLPVEFKGRVIYYVGPVDPVGEEVVGPAGPTTATRMDKFTRMMLEQGLLSMVGKAERGPMAIDAIRDHKSAYLMAVGGAAYLVAKAIKGSKVVGFHDLGMEAIYEFEVQDMPVTVAVDSEGQSVHHLAPLVWQEKIKRERLLEKA; this is encoded by the coding sequence ATGGTCACCATCAAAGCAGCCGACCTGATAGAGAGCGTCGCCGACGCGCTTCAGTTCATCAGCTATTACCACCCGATGGATTATATCCGCGCGCTGGGTGAAGCCTATGAGGCCGAACAATCACCCGCCGCCAAGGACGCCATCGCCCAAATCCTGACCAACAGCCGCATGTGCGCGGAGGGGCATCGCCCGATCTGCCAGGATACCGGCATCATCAACGTCTTCGTCAAATGGGGCATGGACTGCCAGTTGGATGATACCGCCCGGTCACTTCAGGAAGTCGTCGACGAGGGAGTGCGCCGCGCCTATCTCCACCCGGAGAATAAGCTGCGCGCCTCGGTCCTGACCGATCCTGCCTTCACCCGCCGCAATACCAAGGACAATACGCCCAGCGTGCTGCATGTCGAAATGGTGCCGGGGTCGAAGGTCAGCATCGACGTCGCGGCCAAGGGCGGCGGCAGCGAGAACAAGTCCAAGTTCAAGATGATGAACCCCAGCGATTCCATCGTCGACTGGGTACTGGAGATGATCCCGCAAATGGGCGCTGGCTGGTGCCCGCCCGGCATGTTGGGCATCGGCATCGGCGGCACGGCGGAACATTGCGTGCTGCTGGCCAAGAAGGCGCTGATGGACCCGATCGACATGGGGCAGCTCAAGAAACGCGGTCCGCAAAATGATATCGAGGCGATGCGGATCGAGATTTTCGATAAGGTGAATGCGCTGGGCATCGGCGCGCAGGGGCTGGGTGGCCTGTCCACCATCCTGGACGTCAAGATCATGGACGCGCCCTGTCATGCAGCGGGCAAGCCGGTCGCGATGATCCCCAACTGCGCCGCGACCCGCCATGCGCATTTCACGCTGGACGGCAGCGGCCCCGCCTATCTGGAACAGCCCAACCTGGCCGAATGGCCCGACGTCAACTGGACCCCGGACAAGGCGGCGATCCGCGTCGATCTGGACAATCTGACCCCGGAAGTGGTGCAAAGCTGGAAGCATGGCGACCGGCTGTTGCTCAACGGCAAGATGCTGACCGGCCGCGACGCCGCGCACAAGCGGATCAAGGACATGCTGGACGCGGGCGAAGACCTGCCGGTCGAGTTCAAGGGCCGCGTCATTTATTATGTCGGCCCGGTCGATCCGGTGGGCGAGGAAGTTGTCGGCCCCGCCGGTCCCACCACCGCGACGCGCATGGATAAATTCACGCGCATGATGCTGGAACAGGGCCTGCTATCGATGGTCGGCAAGGCCGAGCGCGGCCCGATGGCAATCGACGCAATCCGCGATCACAAGAGCGCCTATCTGATGGCGGTCGGCGGCGCGGCTTATCTGGTGGCGAAGGCGATCAAGGGGTCGAAGGTCGTCGGCTTCCATGATCTGGGCATGGAAGCGATCTACGAGTTCGAAGTGCAGGACATGCCCGTCACCGTCGCCGTGGATAGCGAAGGCCAAAGCGTCCACCACCTCGCGCCATTGGTGTGGCAGGAGAAGATCAAGCGGGAGAGGCTGCTGGAGAAGGCATGA
- a CDS encoding RidA family protein translates to MTRTLISSGSPFEVQVGYSRAVVQGDWCFVAGTTGSDPETKVMPESVAEQTANALKIIGKALDEAGFSFADVVRATYYITDPAYWDQIGPPLGAVFGDIRPAATCVVAGLIKPEMKIEIEVTALKARG, encoded by the coding sequence ATGACCCGCACCCTCATTTCCTCGGGCTCGCCTTTTGAGGTACAGGTCGGCTATTCGCGCGCTGTCGTTCAGGGCGACTGGTGCTTCGTCGCCGGCACCACTGGCAGCGACCCTGAAACGAAGGTCATGCCGGAAAGCGTGGCGGAACAGACCGCCAATGCCTTGAAGATCATTGGCAAGGCGCTGGATGAGGCGGGCTTTTCCTTCGCCGATGTGGTACGGGCCACATATTATATTACCGATCCGGCCTATTGGGATCAGATCGGTCCGCCGCTGGGCGCGGTTTTCGGCGACATTCGCCCTGCCGCCACCTGCGTCGTCGCTGGCCTTATCAAGCCGGAAATGAAGATCGAAATCGAAGTTACCGCTCTCAAGGCCCGAGGATAA
- a CDS encoding MAPEG family protein — translation MLLPITLTLAAASALLNFWLATRCARLRVGEKVLHGDGGNPLLGKRIRAHANFIEYAPITLILFALVELALGASIWLWVAALIFIVGRVGHAFGMDSDKPSIGRMAGILLTWAVMLGMAVTALYAAYTGTRELPAPPALAAHA, via the coding sequence ATGCTGCTGCCGATCACCCTCACGCTGGCCGCCGCTAGCGCGCTGCTCAACTTCTGGCTGGCGACCCGCTGCGCGCGCCTGCGGGTGGGCGAGAAGGTGCTGCATGGCGATGGCGGCAACCCGCTGCTGGGCAAGCGTATTCGCGCCCATGCCAATTTCATCGAATATGCGCCGATAACGCTGATCCTCTTTGCACTGGTCGAACTGGCGCTGGGCGCATCGATCTGGCTGTGGGTCGCTGCCCTGATCTTCATCGTCGGGCGCGTGGGTCATGCGTTCGGCATGGACAGCGACAAGCCCAGCATAGGCCGCATGGCAGGCATCCTGCTGACCTGGGCCGTGATGCTGGGCATGGCCGTGACGGCGCTCTACGCGGCCTATACGGGCACAAGAGAGCTACCTGCGCCACCGGCGCTCGCCGCGCATGCCTGA
- a CDS encoding MBL fold metallo-hydrolase has protein sequence MSNPPLKATLIPVTPLQQNCTLLWCTATMRGAFVDAGGDLPMLKAAAAQHGVRIEKLLVTHGHIDHCGQTGQLAAELGVPIEGPHEDDRFWIDRLGEDGAKYGIDGQVFEPDRWLVDGDTVSVGELTLDVLHCPGHTPGHIIFHHAPSRLAIVGDVLFQGSIGRTDFPRGNHQHLIDAITGKLWPLGGETAFVPGHGPMSNFAHERRTNPFVADSVLARA, from the coding sequence ATGAGCAATCCACCCCTTAAAGCGACCCTGATTCCCGTCACCCCCTTGCAGCAGAATTGCACGCTGCTCTGGTGTACCGCCACCATGCGCGGCGCCTTTGTCGACGCGGGGGGCGACTTGCCCATGCTGAAGGCCGCTGCCGCCCAGCATGGCGTCCGAATCGAAAAGCTGCTCGTTACCCATGGTCATATCGATCATTGCGGCCAGACCGGCCAGCTCGCCGCCGAACTGGGCGTGCCGATCGAGGGGCCGCATGAGGACGATCGCTTCTGGATCGACCGGCTGGGGGAGGACGGCGCTAAATACGGGATTGATGGCCAGGTGTTCGAACCCGACCGCTGGCTTGTGGATGGCGACACAGTGAGCGTGGGCGAACTGACGCTGGACGTGCTGCATTGCCCCGGTCACACGCCGGGTCATATCATCTTCCATCACGCGCCCAGCCGCCTTGCCATCGTCGGCGATGTGCTGTTTCAGGGATCAATCGGTCGCACGGATTTCCCGCGCGGCAATCACCAGCATCTGATCGACGCGATCACGGGCAAACTCTGGCCGCTTGGTGGCGAGACGGCTTTTGTCCCCGGTCACGGACCCATGAGCAATTTCGCCCATGAGCGCCGGACCAATCCGTTCGTCGCCGATTCGGTGTTGGCGCGCGCTTAG
- a CDS encoding glycine zipper 2TM domain-containing protein: MKITINKTLATLTLGAIALTAVPASAQRHDDRRDSRHERRDDKRDYRADRRDDRRDNRQGWRNDRRPGKVVYNYDYNRPDPRYRNYYAERYYRGGSGYAPVRVTRQTRIYRGSNDHYYCRRSDGTTGLIVGAALGGVLGNQLDRGGSNLLGTLIGGGAGALLGREIDRGGVSCR; the protein is encoded by the coding sequence GTGAAAATCACGATCAACAAGACCCTTGCCACCCTGACGCTGGGCGCCATCGCGCTCACGGCCGTGCCGGCCTCTGCCCAGCGCCACGATGATCGCCGGGATTCCCGTCACGAACGCCGCGACGACAAGCGGGATTATCGCGCCGACCGGCGGGACGACCGCCGCGATAATCGTCAGGGTTGGCGCAACGATCGGCGCCCCGGCAAGGTCGTCTATAATTATGACTATAACCGGCCCGACCCGCGCTATCGCAACTATTATGCTGAACGCTATTATCGTGGTGGCAGCGGCTATGCGCCGGTCCGTGTGACCCGCCAGACCCGCATCTATCGCGGCTCGAACGATCACTATTATTGCCGCCGTTCGGACGGCACCACCGGCTTGATCGTCGGCGCTGCACTGGGCGGCGTGCTGGGCAACCAGCTTGATCGCGGCGGCTCGAACCTGCTCGGCACGTTGATCGGTGGCGGTGCAGGCGCGCTGCTGGGGCGTGAGATCGACCGCGGCGGGGTAAGCTGCCGCTAA